Proteins encoded together in one uncultured Desulfosarcina sp. window:
- a CDS encoding PAS domain-containing protein yields the protein MSHEIYKSLFENSYSTMLLIHPETGKIIDANKAACRYYGYPKNELLDRTIQDINTLSREQVFTEMQKAKTERRNHFSFLHRLANGDIRDVEVFSGPIIIGQEKLLYSIIHDVTERKRMEKQVALERQFSESLINSLPGVMYVFDQFGHFKRWNSNFEAVTGYSPDQIKTMSPLDFIVSEDKDRVRKTIESVFETGNADVEAGFSTISGKTIPYLFTGYKFNQNDLKYLVGVGLDISDRVKVEKEKENLIAKLQEALSQVRQLSGFLPICASCKKIRDDKGYWNQIESYIEDHSEAEFSHSICPNCAKKLYPDLFEDDFDTRENE from the coding sequence ATGAGCCACGAAATTTATAAAAGCTTATTTGAAAACAGCTATTCAACCATGCTTCTGATTCATCCGGAGACGGGCAAAATCATTGATGCCAATAAAGCGGCATGCAGGTATTACGGCTACCCGAAAAATGAATTGCTGGACAGGACGATTCAAGACATCAATACGCTGTCCAGAGAACAAGTTTTTACGGAGATGCAAAAGGCAAAAACCGAGAGACGGAATCACTTCAGTTTTCTGCATCGCCTTGCAAATGGCGATATACGCGATGTTGAAGTCTTTAGCGGCCCGATAATCATTGGTCAGGAGAAACTCCTGTATTCGATCATTCACGATGTTACGGAACGAAAGCGCATGGAAAAGCAAGTTGCGCTGGAGCGGCAGTTTTCGGAATCGCTGATCAACAGCCTGCCGGGCGTCATGTATGTGTTTGACCAGTTTGGCCATTTTAAACGATGGAATTCAAATTTTGAAGCCGTCACCGGTTATTCGCCCGATCAGATAAAAACAATGAGTCCGCTTGATTTTATTGTATCGGAAGATAAGGATCGTGTCAGAAAAACCATTGAATCCGTTTTTGAAACGGGAAATGCGGACGTCGAGGCAGGATTTTCGACAATCAGCGGAAAAACAATCCCCTATCTGTTTACGGGATACAAATTCAATCAAAATGATTTAAAGTATCTGGTCGGCGTCGGGCTCGATATTTCGGATCGCGTTAAAGTTGAAAAAGAGAAGGAAAACTTGATTGCAAAATTGCAGGAGGCACTGTCCCAAGTCAGACAATTAAGCGGCTTTTTGCCCATTTGCGCATCCTGTAAAAAAATCAGGGACGATAAGGGCTATTGGAATCAAATTGAATCATACATAGAAGACCACTCGGAAGCGGAGTTCAGCCACAGCATCTGCCCCAATTGCGCGAAGAAGCTCTATCCTGATTTGTTCGAAGATGATTTCGACACCCGAGAAAATGAATGA
- a CDS encoding GNAT family N-acetyltransferase yields MDIIQATSQQEIDDVRRLFRQYETQLNVDLCFQQFEAELANLPGKYAPPSGTLLLATDGKRAVGCGALRKIGSLTDRSCEMKRLYVCPEARGLGIGKRIANRLIREAIGIGYADMVLDTLDKLKAATHLYESLGFVPTEPYYANPLPGVVYLKLNLSGVPDR; encoded by the coding sequence ATGGACATCATTCAGGCGACATCACAACAGGAAATCGACGACGTTCGAAGGCTTTTCCGGCAATACGAAACGCAGCTCAACGTCGATCTATGCTTTCAGCAATTTGAAGCCGAACTGGCCAATCTTCCCGGAAAATACGCACCGCCATCCGGCACGCTGCTTCTTGCCACGGATGGGAAAAGGGCCGTCGGCTGCGGTGCCTTGCGCAAAATTGGGTCGCTGACGGACCGCAGCTGTGAAATGAAGCGGCTGTATGTCTGCCCCGAAGCCAGAGGCCTGGGCATCGGCAAACGCATCGCCAACCGGTTGATCCGGGAAGCGATCGGGATAGGCTATGCGGATATGGTTCTCGATACGCTCGACAAGCTGAAAGCCGCAACCCATCTGTACGAATCGTTGGGTTTCGTGCCCACGGAACCGTATTACGCCAACCCGCTGCCCGGTGTCGTTTACCTGAAACTGAACCTGTCAGGTGTGCCGGACCGTTGA
- a CDS encoding alpha/beta hydrolase, whose protein sequence is MTGTIFMIHGMWGGGWYWDNYKAYFEDKGYTCITPYLRHHDIDPNDPAPDGLGETSLLDYAKDLETEINKLPEKPIIMGHSMGGLLAQILASRGCAKSAVLITPAAPAWILSIRWSVLWSFSGVLFKKGFWKKPHKLTYKKAVYAMMSKLPEQERKYIYNKGVWESGRAAAEIGLWPLGFKGAGVSRKNVKCPLLVIAGSEDKITPAVVVRKIARKYRPISTYMEFGGHAHWILKEPGWEKVADHISLWLAKQAE, encoded by the coding sequence ATGACGGGAACAATTTTTATGATTCATGGCATGTGGGGTGGCGGCTGGTACTGGGATAACTACAAAGCGTATTTTGAAGACAAAGGGTATACATGCATAACGCCCTATCTGCGGCATCATGACATCGATCCCAACGATCCTGCACCGGACGGTTTAGGCGAAACCAGTTTATTGGATTACGCCAAAGACCTCGAAACCGAGATCAACAAGCTTCCTGAAAAACCCATCATCATGGGCCATTCCATGGGCGGACTTCTCGCCCAGATATTGGCAAGCAGAGGTTGTGCGAAGTCAGCGGTTCTGATCACACCGGCCGCTCCTGCCTGGATTCTTTCCATCCGATGGTCGGTGTTGTGGAGTTTCAGCGGCGTGCTGTTTAAAAAAGGATTCTGGAAAAAACCGCACAAGCTCACCTACAAAAAAGCCGTGTATGCCATGATGAGCAAACTTCCGGAGCAGGAAAGAAAGTACATCTACAATAAAGGCGTTTGGGAGTCCGGAAGAGCCGCGGCCGAAATCGGATTATGGCCGCTTGGCTTTAAGGGCGCGGGGGTGAGCCGTAAAAATGTGAAATGTCCGTTGCTGGTTATCGCTGGCTCTGAAGACAAAATTACCCCGGCAGTGGTAGTGAGAAAGATCGCCAGAAAATATCGTCCGATCTCCACTTATATGGAATTCGGGGGGCACGCCCACTGGATATTGAAGGAACCCGGCTGGGAAAAGGTTGCCGACCATATTTCCCTATGGCTGGCTAAGCAGGCCGAATAA
- a CDS encoding ATP-binding protein gives MGKTLKTISFKTKMILGGIAAVIVPFLIAGVVIYIQISRPLIEMSKEMAVHRAEDIAATIDDRLRQEIVLASAIAAKPIIVEAAITGDYQAAQKSLDAIHKRIGNKYFTIFLLDRHGIARADAVFHQQIGLDLSTRDYFLKAKEGQASVAGPLHARGNATLGAPIIVVAVPILRDKEFLGVVGFPFEAEFIIQLASKASSANKGYSYIIDDEGLILFHPRKEFILKKRLFDQPGTEAVRQVLMGGKVGTASYLFEGTERIAGFYPVDLTGWIAVFCQDRAAIMAPVNRILITISISGFVFLILTVAAIVFFSNRIGDPIQKMILLMQQITQHAAEMILQIGLDRKIVHANKAFEKITGKTVEEVMHREPVLDNLGNVPADVIWRSLAQGTPWSGRVVLRDCKPGPVTLDVMLVPMRDDKGTIQGYLEIGRDITEELKLEKRLLQGQKLEAIGTLAGGIAHDFNNILSAIFGYAELALMERKHDPDTEKYIRRILKASARARDLVSQILTFSRKTEVELRPMQPKTVLKEALKLLRASIPATIDIQSRIESDAAILAEPTQIHQVAMNLFTNAVHAIGDKAGTVRLELMDFIVDEEFIRTHPDVNPGSHVLLRISDTGDGMPPEVREKVFEPFFTTKAQGKGTGLGLSVVHGIVKKLDGTISIYSEKGEGTTFNILFPCTETGQPIQISEDVSLKKGSARVALIDDEPDIASALESILSNLGYRVSAYTDGRKAMETIVSNPGQFDLIITDNTMPQLTGLEIVRRLRDSGIEVPVILTSGYMSKEIEDRARKIGVLEIIAKPVNTYRLADAMHRIVGGDLHNR, from the coding sequence ATGGGAAAAACATTGAAAACGATTTCCTTCAAAACCAAAATGATCCTCGGCGGTATTGCTGCAGTCATCGTTCCATTTCTTATCGCCGGGGTGGTCATTTATATCCAGATTTCCAGACCGCTTATCGAAATGTCCAAGGAAATGGCCGTGCATCGGGCAGAAGACATTGCTGCCACCATCGATGACAGGTTAAGGCAAGAGATCGTACTGGCTTCGGCCATCGCCGCAAAACCGATCATTGTCGAGGCCGCCATCACCGGGGATTACCAGGCCGCCCAAAAAAGTCTGGACGCGATCCATAAACGGATCGGAAACAAGTATTTCACGATTTTTTTGCTGGATCGACACGGCATCGCAAGGGCCGATGCGGTTTTCCATCAGCAGATCGGATTGGATCTTTCCACCCGCGACTATTTCCTGAAGGCCAAAGAAGGGCAGGCCAGCGTGGCCGGCCCGCTTCACGCCCGCGGCAATGCCACACTTGGCGCTCCCATTATCGTCGTAGCCGTTCCCATTTTGCGCGATAAGGAATTTCTCGGTGTGGTCGGGTTCCCCTTTGAAGCGGAGTTCATTATTCAGCTGGCATCGAAGGCAAGCTCGGCAAATAAGGGGTACAGCTACATCATCGACGATGAAGGGTTGATTCTTTTTCATCCACGAAAGGAGTTCATTTTAAAAAAGCGTCTTTTCGACCAGCCCGGAACCGAAGCGGTCCGGCAGGTCCTGATGGGTGGCAAGGTTGGAACCGCATCCTATCTTTTCGAGGGGACCGAAAGAATTGCCGGATTCTATCCGGTTGATCTTACCGGATGGATCGCTGTTTTTTGCCAGGACAGAGCTGCGATCATGGCTCCGGTAAACAGGATTTTGATTACCATTTCCATCAGTGGATTTGTTTTTCTTATCCTCACCGTTGCCGCGATCGTGTTTTTTTCCAATCGGATCGGCGACCCCATCCAAAAAATGATATTGCTGATGCAGCAGATCACCCAGCATGCTGCCGAAATGATTTTGCAGATCGGACTGGATCGGAAAATTGTCCACGCCAATAAGGCTTTTGAGAAAATCACCGGCAAAACCGTCGAGGAGGTGATGCATCGTGAGCCGGTGCTCGACAATTTGGGCAACGTTCCGGCGGATGTGATCTGGCGGTCTCTGGCGCAGGGAACGCCCTGGTCGGGACGGGTGGTGCTAAGAGATTGCAAGCCGGGGCCGGTGACGCTGGACGTCATGCTCGTGCCGATGCGGGATGACAAGGGCACCATCCAAGGATACCTTGAAATTGGCCGGGACATCACCGAGGAACTGAAGTTGGAAAAGCGGCTGCTTCAGGGGCAAAAGCTTGAAGCCATCGGGACTTTGGCCGGCGGTATCGCTCACGATTTCAACAACATTCTCAGCGCCATTTTCGGATACGCCGAGCTTGCGCTGATGGAAAGAAAGCATGATCCCGATACGGAAAAATATATTCGGCGAATCCTGAAGGCGTCGGCGCGGGCGCGTGACCTGGTCAGCCAAATCCTGACCTTCAGCCGAAAAACGGAGGTCGAACTCAGGCCGATGCAGCCCAAAACGGTATTGAAGGAGGCCCTGAAGCTTCTTCGTGCATCCATACCGGCGACCATCGACATTCAGAGCCGGATCGAAAGCGATGCCGCTATTTTAGCGGAGCCGACCCAGATCCACCAGGTGGCCATGAACCTTTTTACCAATGCCGTCCATGCCATCGGGGACAAAGCCGGAACTGTGCGATTGGAACTCATGGATTTTATTGTCGATGAAGAATTCATCCGGACCCATCCGGACGTGAATCCGGGAAGCCATGTTTTGCTTCGGATATCGGATACCGGGGACGGTATGCCGCCCGAAGTCCGTGAGAAAGTGTTTGAACCTTTCTTCACTACCAAAGCGCAGGGAAAAGGGACCGGGCTCGGACTATCCGTTGTGCATGGCATCGTCAAGAAACTGGACGGGACGATTTCCATCTACAGCGAGAAAGGGGAGGGGACGACTTTCAATATTCTCTTCCCCTGTACGGAAACCGGGCAGCCGATACAGATCTCCGAGGATGTATCCCTCAAGAAAGGCAGTGCGCGTGTAGCGTTGATCGATGACGAGCCGGACATCGCCTCGGCCCTGGAATCCATCCTTTCCAACCTCGGCTACCGGGTTTCGGCATATACGGACGGCCGAAAGGCAATGGAAACGATTGTTTCGAATCCGGGCCAATTCGACCTTATCATCACGGACAACACCATGCCCCAGCTCACGGGACTGGAAATCGTTCGACGGTTGAGGGATTCTGGCATCGAAGTCCCTGTAATACTGACCTCGGGGTATATGAGCAAAGAAATCGAAGATAGGGCCAGAAAGATCGGCGTGCTGGAAATTATTGCCAAACCGGTCAACACCTACCGCCTGGCCGACGCCATGCACCGGATTGTCGGTGGGGACCTGCACAACCGATAG
- a CDS encoding transposase, which yields MFILHDILEKLKNEFPQSRKGQERGIWFTYTIMAIIVPFASSRTSCILRCLRSLFGFTGIRRKRFYTFMASPKIPWKRLWQTLWKMIPQPLTGGRLLLALDDYVNPKTGKKIFGCEKIFDHAAKQNQSKYPWAQNVVTVGLLKIVKGRWACLPLSYRFYHLKKSIARMHRQGGPKLAFTSKMAMAVDMITDVAGVFGRKRIIVTTDSWFGNNGLWKPLHDRLGIWIDMISRLRSNSNLFDLPGPHVSSRVGRPRKYGRKLGNAASMAAYYRSLAQEYTVNLYGRDRTILAYERVVMLKTMRCAVKVVWVYRQTQWVAFFSTDMSLSVRQIVEYYGARWKIEALFKELKRDIGSAETQTRHPQAVGNHLHFCMLATTVAWIYASRAEKTPTRRYAVDGRSHFAFSDVRRSIAKAAMDDNFRRLFPGPRISVINSLVDVLLHMAA from the coding sequence ATGTTCATCCTACACGACATTCTCGAAAAACTCAAAAACGAATTCCCGCAGTCTCGAAAAGGTCAAGAGCGCGGAATCTGGTTCACCTATACGATCATGGCGATCATCGTGCCTTTCGCCTCGTCCAGGACATCGTGCATCCTCCGGTGTCTCAGATCCCTGTTCGGCTTTACCGGGATACGGCGAAAACGATTCTACACGTTCATGGCATCTCCAAAGATACCATGGAAACGATTGTGGCAGACGCTGTGGAAAATGATTCCCCAACCACTGACCGGCGGGCGGCTGTTGCTGGCACTGGATGACTATGTCAACCCCAAAACGGGCAAGAAAATCTTCGGATGCGAAAAGATATTCGATCATGCTGCCAAACAGAATCAGTCGAAATATCCGTGGGCACAGAATGTCGTTACCGTGGGACTGCTGAAGATCGTCAAGGGACGATGGGCGTGCCTGCCCTTGAGCTACCGCTTCTATCACCTGAAAAAGAGCATTGCCCGCATGCATCGCCAAGGCGGGCCGAAATTGGCGTTTACCAGCAAGATGGCCATGGCTGTCGACATGATCACAGATGTTGCCGGGGTCTTTGGTCGAAAGCGGATCATCGTCACCACCGATTCCTGGTTCGGTAACAATGGCTTGTGGAAGCCGCTGCATGATCGACTGGGAATATGGATTGACATGATTTCCCGGCTCAGATCGAACAGCAATCTGTTCGATCTGCCCGGTCCGCATGTCAGCAGTCGGGTGGGGCGGCCCCGAAAATACGGCCGGAAATTGGGCAATGCGGCGTCGATGGCTGCGTATTACAGATCTCTGGCACAGGAATACACCGTCAATTTGTATGGCCGCGACAGGACCATCTTGGCCTATGAGCGTGTGGTCATGCTCAAAACGATGCGCTGTGCCGTCAAAGTGGTTTGGGTTTATCGACAAACCCAGTGGGTGGCTTTTTTCTCAACCGACATGTCCCTGTCCGTTCGACAGATCGTTGAGTATTATGGTGCCCGCTGGAAAATCGAAGCCCTGTTCAAAGAACTGAAACGCGACATCGGCAGTGCCGAAACGCAAACCCGTCATCCGCAGGCGGTCGGCAACCACCTGCACTTTTGCATGCTGGCGACCACCGTCGCCTGGATCTATGCAAGTCGGGCCGAGAAGACACCAACCCGTCGATATGCAGTTGATGGCCGGAGCCATTTTGCCTTCTCGGACGTTCGCCGATCGATAGCCAAAGCCGCCATGGACGATAATTTTCGTAGGCTTTTCCCTGGCCCACGTATATCCGTCATAAATTCACTGGTGGACGTACTGCTGCACATGGCGGCGTGA